A stretch of Telopea speciosissima isolate NSW1024214 ecotype Mountain lineage chromosome 11, Tspe_v1, whole genome shotgun sequence DNA encodes these proteins:
- the LOC122646585 gene encoding uncharacterized protein LOC122646585: protein MFLMVMFALGTMAAPMATATRVDVAQLLAAIDIPARKATTGDSSWCDNCVCTKSIPPYCSCSVASLCPKCVCYLTVSTAFQKLCESLATKLVNFCPPIVTTTERT from the exons ATGTTCTTAATGGTGATGTTCGCTCTAGGAACAATGGCTGCTCCAATGGCTACTGCTACTAGGGTTGACGTTGCTCAGCTGCTCGCTGCCATTGACATACCAGCTA GAAAGGCTACTACTGGGGACAGTAGCTGGTGCGATAACTGTGTCTGCACAAAATCAATTCCTCCATATTGCAGTTGCTCGGTTGCTTCTCTTTGCCCCAAATGCGTCTGCTACTTAACTGTCTCTACTGCATTTCAGAAATTGTGTGAATCTCTCGCAACCAAATTGGTCAATTTCTGTCCTCCCATTGTCACAACTACTGAGAGGACCTAA